The genomic region CTCCGTCCGGCCGGCGGGCGTGCGCACGGGCAGGCTGGCCCTGGCCCTCTCCCTGTTCAACGTCATCGCCCTGGCGTCGCGTTCGGCGAACCTGGTTCAGGCGCCGCTGCTCGGGAGCCTCGTCGACTTCGCCATCCAGCACGGGGACGTCGCCCGCCTGCGCGCCGACTTCCGCGACGTGCTCCTCGCCG from Clostridia bacterium harbors:
- a CDS encoding DUF2837 family protein — protein: MTRLTAVLLLTAIIHAIDALSYSVRPAGVRTGRLALALSLFNVIALASRSANLVQAPLLGSLVDFAIQHGDVARLRADFRDVLLAATVGAIVGAAAIPTFVRVFTRGILAFEAAGSVGSL